The stretch of DNA CGTCATACAGCGTGTGTGTCTGGTGCTCGACCAGCCATTGCCGAATCTCAGATTGTCGCCAACGAATCACAGCCCCGATTTTCAGGGGGGCCGGCAGTTCCTGGCGGAACCACATACGCCGGACCGTTGAGCGACTGACCTTCAGCAGGTCGGCCAATTCCCCATCTGTGTAAAGTAAACCTTCGTCCATCGTTGCAGCCTCGCTCACTTGAGGGTCATAGGTGCTTCGTCACGACTTCGTGACTGCCGTGTATTGTCATCGAATATCAAATTCTGAATAGAACCGGTTTGCTTAAGAGACCGCACTTTTTTGCTTAACACACGATCTTTTTTTTTCGGCGTCGTACTTCACTGGCTGGCATTACCTGTTGGCATCGCGTGCCGCATTTGGCACAAACCAAGTATCGTGTATGCCAACCCTCGTGACCGTATGTCGAACGCACCTGCATCGTTCCAGCAAGACACGCAACGCACTGCTGACCGGCCTTTAATTGTTGTCGCATCGTTTTAAAACCTCCGTGGCTGAATGTCTGATCAGTAACCGTGTAGCCATTTCGCCGCAGACTGTGTGCAGTAGGCATGATCCCCACCCGGCAAGTCGCTCAGACGCGTGCGACGCCGTTTCAATCGTCACTGCAGCGAAGTATCCGTGCGCTACATCAGCGTCGCTCCATGCGTCGAAATCGGGAGCCTGTAGCGGTTTCACCCGCAGTTCATCCCGGTGCTTCAACTCTGCATCCACAGCCG from Fuerstiella sp. encodes:
- a CDS encoding helix-turn-helix domain-containing protein; protein product: MDEGLLYTDGELADLLKVSRSTVRRMWFRQELPAPLKIGAVIRWRQSEIRQWLVEHQTHTLYDDSTSRIF